Below is a window of Clavibacter michiganensis subsp. tessellarius DNA.
GCACCGTGTCGGACCTGAGCCAGGGCAACTCGTTCACGCAGCAGGCGGTCAAGAGCTACGCCGACGTCGTGTCCACGCCCGTCGTGCTGGAGCCGGTCATCGCCCAGCTCGGCCTCGACGAGACCGCGGAGTCGCTGGCGCCGCGCGTGTCCGCCTCCGCCGCCGCCGACACCGTCATCATCGAGATCGCGGCGCAGGACGAGCAGGCCGAGACGGCCGCCGTCATCGCGAACGCCGTCGCGAAGAGCTTCTCCGACGTCGTCGCGCAGCTCGTCCCGGAGGACACCGGCGGTCAGCCGCAGGTGAAGATCACGACGCTGCAGGAGGCGCGGATCCCCGCGTCACCCGTGTCGCCGCGCGTGCCGCTGAACCTCGCGCTCGGCGCGCTGGTGGGCCTCGCGCTCGGCATCGCCGTCTCCGTGCTCCGCTCCACGCTCGACACGCGCATCCGCGGCGAGCGGGACCTGCGGCTGGTCACGGACGCGCCCGTCCTCGGTGGGATCGCGTTCGACCCGAAGGCGAAGGACCGCCCGCTCATCGTGCAGTCGGACCCGCGGAGCCCCCGCGCCGAGTCCTTCCGCAGCCTCCGCACCAACCTGCAGTTCCTCGACTTCGGCGGCCGGGCGCGCAGCTTCGTCATCACGAGCGCGGTCGAGTCGGAGGGCAAGTCCACCACCACCGCCAACCTGGCGATCGCCCTCAGCGACGCAGGTGCCCGCGTCGCCGTGATCGACGCCGACCTCCGCCGCCCGAAGCTCGCGTCGTACCTCGGGCTCGAGGGCGCCGTCGGCCTCACCGACGTGCTGATCGGGCGCGCGAAGCTCACGGACGTGCTGCAGCCCTGGGGCAACCGCAACATGTTCGTCCTGCCCGCGGGGCAGATCCCGCCGAACCCGAGCGAGCTGCTCGGATCGCGCACCATGGTCACGCTGCTCAAGGACCTCGAGGCGGAGTTCGACACCGTCCTCATCGACGCGCCGCCGCTGCTGCCCGTCACCGACAGCGCCGTGCTCTCCAAGAGCGCCGGCGGGGCGATCCTCGTCGTCTCCTCCGGACGCGCGCACCGCGGCCAGGTGCACGCCGCCATCGAGTCGCTCAACAGCGTCGGCGCGGAGGTCCTCGGCGTCGTCCTCACGATGCTGCCCACCAAGGGCCCGGACGCGTACGGCTACGGCCAGTACGGCTACTCGTACGTCCGCCCCGAGGGTGCGGACGGCACCTCGCCCGCCCCCGCATGACCCGCCGGCCGTCCGCCTCCGGGCGCGACGGCCGGACCCGTGTCATCGGGGGCCGCCCGGCTGTGGCCTGTACGATCCGGATGACACCACCGCTCCGCCCCGCATCTCCCGATGCGCGGATCCCGAGCCCGAGCGCCCCACCGGGTCCGGGTCACGGGTCCCCGCCCGGGCGCGACCGGGAGCCGGCTTCCCCCGAGGCCGGATCCGACGGCCGCTCGATGCCCGCCACACCGGGAGACACCATGTCGGCTCAGGCCGAGGCGCCGACGCGCCGCCCAGGAGGACGTCCCTCCGCCCTCCGCGCCCGTCGAGCCGCGGGAGCCGCACGTGGCTAGGCCGCCCGCCGACGGCCGGAAGCCGATGGCCGTCACCGGACGCCCGGCGCGCCGTCGCGCCTCCCTGTCGCGCGTCATCCCGGGCGTCGGGGTCACCGCCGTGGTCGCCTTCCTCGTCATCGACCTGATCCTGGTCTCCGCCGCCGTCACCCGCACCGGCGGCGGCACGGGGGGCCCGGCGCCGAGCCCGGACGCGGCCGCCTCCGCCTCCGCCTCCGCCTCCGCCGATCCCGCACCGGCGACCGCCGCTCCCACGCCCGAGCCCACCGCCGCCCCGGCGCCGTCCGTCGCCGCGCCGACGGTGTTCCTCGCCGCGGGGAACGCCGACGTCGCCTGGCGCACCACCGCCGGGTCCTGCACGGGCGAGGCCGCGCGCATCCAGACCACCATCGACCGGGGTCGCACCTGGGACACGCGCACGACCGACTCGTTCGACGCCCGCCGCGTGCTGGCGCTCTCGGTCGCGAGCCCGGACGTCGGCAGCATCGTCGCCGACGTCACGGCCGCGTGCTCCCGCACCGCACTGCAGAGCTTCACGGGCGGCGAGTTCTGGCGCGACTCCCCGGCGCTCGCGAGCACCACGGCGTACGTCGACCCCGCGGACCCGGGCACCGTCCACCTCGTGCAGGGCCAGCGGGACGCGCCGTGCGACGACGCCGTCCAGGCGGTCGACAGCGGCCAGGCGGCCGCGGTCCTCTGCGGATCCGGCGCCGTCCACGTGCGCTCCGGCGGCGGCGACTTCCGACGCGTCGACGCGCCCGGCGTCCTCGCGCTCGCGCTCGGCCCGGACGGCATCCTCACCGCCGGGACCGCGGAGTCCTGCCGCGGCACGAGCGTCGGACGCATCGTCCCCTCGACGGGCGCGGTCAGCGTCCTGGGCTGCGCGTCCGCCGTCCCCACGAGCGGCGCGGTCGCGCTCTCCGCCGCGGGCCGCGACGTGTGGCTCCTGACGGGCGACGCCGTGAGCGTCTCCACCGACGGCGGGGCCAGCTGGTGAGCTCCTCCACGATCCGCTCCCGCCGCGTCCGCCGCTCCCGACGTCCGTGGACGCGCCGACGGATCCTCGCCGCGGTCGCCGCGGGCCTCGCCCTGCTCGTCGTCCTCTGGATCGCGTGGATCGCCGCGCGCGCCCTCCTCGCCCGTGGCGAACTCGAGCAGGCCGTCCCGCTCGCGTCCTCCGTGCAGCGCGACCTCCTCGCGGGCGATCCCGCGGGTGCCGCCTCCGGCGTCGACAAGCTTCGCGAGCACTCCGCGCGCGCCGTCTCCCTCACCTCCGACCCCGTCTGGGCCGTGACGGAGCTCGTCCCGGGCGTGGGCCCGAACCTGCGCGCCTTCCGCTCCGTGGCCGGCGTCGTCGACCGCATCGGCGGCGACGCCCTCCAGCCCGTGGTGGGGATCGCCGGGACCCTCGACCTCGACAGCCTCACGCCGAAGGACGGGCGCATCGACCTCGATCCGATCATCGCGGCGCAGGAGCCGGTGCGGCAGGCGGACGACGCGCTCGACGCCGCGCTGCAGGACGTGACGGACATCGACACCGGATCGACCCTCGCCCCGGTCACCGACGCCGTGACCCGCCTGCGCCAGACGGTGTCGTCCGCGGCCGAGACGCTCGCCATCGTGCGCCACGTCGCCGACCTCGCGCCGGCCATGCTGGGCGCGGACGGCGACCGCTCCTACCTCCTCATGTTCCAGAACAACGCCGAGGTGCGTTCCACGGGCGGCATCCCCGGGGCGCTCGCGCTCGTGAAGACCGGCGACGGCGCCTTCTCGCTCGGCACGCAGGACTCCGCCCGCGCCTTCCCGCGCCTCGCCGAGCCCGCGCTCCCGCTCGACCCGCAGACGGCGGGCCTCTACGGGACGATCACGGGTCGCTACATGCAGGACGTCACGCTCACGCCGGACTTCCCCCAGGCCGCTCCGCTCGCGGCCGAGATGTGGCGCCTCAAGCACCGCGAGCCGGTGGACGGCGTCATCAGCATCGACCCGGTGGCCCTGTCGTACCTGCTCGAGGCCACCGGGCCCATCACGCTCCCGACCGGGGACGTGCTGAAGTCGGATGACGCCGTCAGCCTCCTGCTCCACGACGTCTACCTCCGCTACCCGAACCCCGACGTGCAGGACGCGGTCTTCGCGAGCGTGGCCGAGACGGTCTTCTCGAAGGTCTCCTCCGGCGACGTGAAGCCGGCGGCCCTCGTCTCCGCGCTCACCCGCGCGGCCGAGGAGCGGCGGATCCTCATCTGGAACGCGCGCGCGGACGAGCAGGCGACGCTGGACGGCACCACGCTGCAGGGCTCGCTGCCGGTGGACAACAGCGAGTCGACGGTCTTCGGCGTGTTCCTCAACGACTCGACCGGCGCCAAGATGGACTACTTCCTGAAGCTCGGGACGACGCTGGGCATGTCGATGTGCCGCGACGACGGTCGCCCGAACTACCGCACGGAGGTCACGCTCACCTCGACCGCCCCGGCGGACGCGGCGTCGCTGCCCTACGTCGTCACGGGCGGCGGCCAGTACGGCGTCGCCCCGGGCGACGTCAAGACCCGCGTGGCCGTCTACGGTCCTCCGGGCACGGTCCCGCTGAGCGTGCGCATCGACGACCAGGAGGCGCCCTTCCAGCCCGAGGTCGTCGGCGGTCGGGCCGTCGCCCAGGTCGAGGTGACTCTGAAGCCGGGCCAGGAGGTCCGCATTTCGGTGGACACGCTGGGGGACAAAAAGACCGACACGCCGCTGTCGATCGTGACCACGCCGGTGATCGATGCCACGGATACGCAATTCCGCTCGCTGTCCTGTGACGGATCCCGGTAGTGTCCTCAGTGGGGGATTGACCGACGGCGGACCCGAGTCCGACGAGTGCCCCCTTGCACCACGCAATCTCACCCAGGGGGAACCACACATGCTCAAGAAGATCCTCGCCGGCGCGGCCATCGCGCTCGCCGCGACGTTCACCGTCTCCACCGCCGCCAACGCGGACCCGTACACGCCCGAGGGCGGCGTGACCGTCAGCGACCCGACCGTCGCTCCCGGCCAGAGCACCGTGCTCACGTTCGCGGACGGCTCGTTCGCCGCGAACAGCGCGGTCACCGTCACCATCACCGGCGAGGACGCGGCCAACGCCACGCTCGCCTCCTTCCGCACGGCCCCCATGGCCGTCACCTCGAACTCCATCACCAAGAACGCGACCAACGCCGGCGGCCTCCGCGTCACCGTCACGCTGCCCGCCGGCACCGCCACGGGCTCCTACGCGCTCGTCGGCACGGACGCCCAGGGCAACACCGTCTCCACGTCGATCTCGGTCGTCGCGGCCGCCGGCACCGGCACCTCCAACGGCACCGGCTCCGGTTCCGCAACGGACGCCTCGGGCCTGCCCGTCACCGGCGGCCAGCTCCCCGTCGTCCTCATCTGGACCGGCGGCGGCCTGCTGCTCCTCGGCGCCGCGCTCGTGGTCGTGCTGACCACGGTCCGTCGCCAGCGCGGAACGGTCTGATCCACACCACGACCCGCGTCGCCTGACTCCCCGGAGCGGTGCGACGGAAGGCCCCGAGGCATCGCCTCGGGGCCTTCCGCCATGTCCGGGCGGCGCACCCCCAGTCCGGGGCCCATCGCTCCGGACGGGGCCGCCATCGCGGACGGACCCGGCTAGCATCTCGATCGTGGGTTTACCCGACCCGCTGTCCGCCCCATGGCGCCGACCCGAAATCGCGCGCCGCGGACACCACCGCCCCGAGGCGATACCCGTCGTGCCCCGCACGTCCGCCTCGGGCGTACCCGTGAAGGCACACCCGAGATGCTCGCCAAGACCCTGGCGGGCGCGTTCGTCGCGCTCGTCATCACCGTTTCCGCACCCCTCGCCGCCCAGGCCGAGAACTACGTCCCCAAGGACTCGCTGCTCGCGTGCGACGGCATGTCCGTCACCCCCGCGGCCGTCGAGCCCGGCGGGTCGGTCACGATCACCGGCGCAGCCGGGTCGTTCACCGCGGGGGAGACCGTCGCCCTCCGTCTCGCCGGCGCAGCCGGGGCGCCCGCCGTCGCCGGGGATCCGGCGGCGACGGCCGTCGCCGCGGCGGACGGCTCCGTCTCCGGCACGCTGGTGGTCCCCGCCACCGCGTCCGGCACGTGGCGCGCCAACGAGGACGCCGCGTCCGGCTCGCACTGGTGCGGCCTCGTCTCGGTCGTCCCGGCCAGCGCGACGACCGCGGCGACGCGTTCGCTGCCCGTGACGGGCGGCACCGTCCCCACGGGACTCGCGATCACGGGCGGCGGGCTCCTCCTCGCCGGCGCCGCGGCCGCGGGCATCGCCGCGACGCGTCGCCGTCGCGCCTCCTGAGGCCCGACCCCATCCGACCGCCGACGCGGGCGGCCCCGCTCACGACCGGGGCCGCCCGCGTCGTCGCGTCCGCGCCCCGATGGCCGAGGCGAGGGCCACGCCGATGACGGCGCCGGTGCCGTTCGCGGCCACGTCCGTGAGGGAGGCCACCCGCGCCGGCAGGAACGCCCCCTGGGCGAGCTCGACGCAGGCCGACAGCGCGACGGCCGCGAGGGCGACCGCCCACCACCGCCGGATCCCGAACGCGAGCACGCCGAGCATCCCCAGCGGCACGAACAGCGCCACGTTCGCCCCCTCCTCGATCATCGAGTACCGGAAGCCCGGGACGCCGTGTCGCTGGACGAAGCCCACGCCGCGCATGAGGAGCGGGTAGACGCCGCGGTCGACGCTGTCGGGCGTCAGCGTCACGAGCGCGACGAGGCCCACGTACATCGCGAGCAGCCCGCCCGCCTGGCGGTGCCGACGGCGGGTCCGTCGCCGGTCCCGCTCCGCGCCCCACGGCGATCGCGCCCTGTCGGGATCCGCCGGGCGGCGTGGGGGAGCGGGGGTGACGGGATCCATGTGGGCGGCAGACTAGCAACGCCCCCTGCGCCGGGAGCGGCCGTCGCATGCACCCTCCGCGCCGCCGTCGGGACGGATCGTGCGTGCACTCATCACATTTCGGCCACGGGGAGCTGAGACCCTCCCTGAGGCGGATGTCCCGCCTCCGAGCGCGGGTTAGATTCGTACCATGAGGAAAACTGACCTGACCATCTCGACCCGGTTGGGCGCGTTCCTCGGACTCGTCGGCATGAGCACGATCGCCGGCGTCCTCGTCGCCGCCATGGTGACCCCCGCCATCGCCGTCTCCGGCATCGCGGCCAACAGCACCATCGGCGTGTTCGAGGACATCCCGGACAACCTGCAGATCGACAACCTCGCGCAGAAGACGGTCCTGTTCGCCAAGCAGGGCGACCAGCAGGTCCCCTTCGCGGAGTTCTTCTCGCAGGACCGCGAGGAGGTCCCGTGGGAGGCCGTCTCGCAGTACGCGAAGGACGCCGCCATCGCGACCGAGGACCCCCGCTACTACGAGCACGGCGGCGTCGACGTGCTGTCGGCCGCCCGTGCGCTCGCGCAGAACGTCCTGAACGACGAGGTCCAGTCCGGCGCCTCGACGATCACCATGCAGTACGTCCGCAACGTCCTGGTCCAGAAGGCCCAGAACATGGTCGACTCCTCGGACGAGGCGACGCAGGCCGAGGGCCGCAAGGCCTTCACCGAGGCCACGCAGCCCGACATGCCCCGCAAGCTCAAGGAGATGCGGATGGCGATCGGGGTGGAGAAGAAGTACTCGAAGAACGAGATCCTCCTCGCGTACCTCAACATCGCGAACTTCGGCAGCCGCGTGTACGGCATCGAGTCGGCCGCCCGCTACTACTTCAACGTCTCTGCCGCCGACCTCACGCTCGAGCAGGCCGCGAGCCTCATCGCGACCGTCAACGCGCCGGAGATCTACAAGATCGACAACCCGGAGAACCTCGACCGCAACAAGGCGCGGCGCGACCTGCTCCTGCGCAACATGCTCAAGGAGCAGAAGATCACGCAGGAGCAGTTCGACACGGCCGAGGCTGCGCCGATCACGCCGACGATCACGCCCTCCACGAGCGGCTGCATCCAGGCGAACCCGATCTCGGCCGCGTACTTCTGCGACTACGTGAAGAACGAGATCCTCACCAACCCCGAGTTCGGCGCGACGCCGGCCGAGCGCGACGCGGTGCTCAAGCGCGGCGGCATGCAGGTCTACACGACGCTCGACCTCGACATCCAGGGCAACGCGGCGGAGCAGATGCGCAAGCAGGTGCCCACCACGGCGCGCTTCACGAAGATCGGCGGATCCGTCGTCTCCCGCGAGGTGAAGACCGGCCGCATCATCGCGATGGCGCAGAACACGGACTACGGCGTCGCGGCCGACCAGCCGGGCGTCACCGAGATCAACTACGCGGCCGATAAGGCGCACGGCGGCTCCGCCGGCTTCCAGGTCGGATCGACGTACAAGATCTTCACGCTCGTCGACTGGCTGAAGAGCGGGAAGTCGATCTACCAGACGGTGAACGCGTCCAAGACCACCTGGTCGGCCAGCGAGTTCACCCGCTGCGGCGACAACCTCGCCGGATCGCCGGACTACAAGGTCACCAACGACACGAACACCGGCGCGACGTCGAACCAGAACGTCCTCGCCGCCACGGTCGCCTCGGTGAACTCGGCGTTCGTCGCCATGGCGAGCCAGCTGGACCTCTGCGACATCAGCAAGACGGCGACGGAGATGGGCGCGTACAACGCGGACAAGCGCGACCTGTCGAGCTTCCCCTCCGACGTCGTCGGCTCGGGCGGCAACACCGTCGCCCCGCTCCAGATGGCCACCGCCTTCTCGTCCGTCGCAAATCAGGGCACCATGTGCCCGCCCATCGCGATCGACAAGGTCGTCCTCCCGGACGAGACCGAGCTGGTCACGCCGAAGAGCGAGTGCGCCCAGGCCATGAGCCCCGAGGTCGCCAACACGGCGGCGTTCACGCTCAAGGCCGTCATGGGCGGCACCGGCGCGGCGTCGAACCCGCGGGACGGCACCGAGATCATGGGCAAGACCGGCACGACGGACCGCTCGAAGGACACGTGGTTCGTCGGATCCTCCACCGAGGTGACGACGGCCGTCTGGGTCGGCAACGTCGAGGGCTTCGCGTCCATGCGCCGGAACGTCCTCAACGGATCGGCGGCGGACAGCGCACGTCACCGGATCTTCAAGCCGCTGCAGACGTTCATCGACGACCGCTACCCGGCCGAGGGCTTCCCCTCGCCGAGCAGCGCGCTGACGAAGCGGCCCTACGTGGCGCCGAAGCCCCAGCCGACCCAGTCGGCGGCGCCGACGGCTCCCGAGGCGCCCGCCGCTCCGGCGCAACCCGCCCCGGCCCAGCCCGGCCCTGCGCCGGAGGGGTGAGCCCGCGCTCGATGGGGAGCGCGCGTCGACGGCCGTCGCCTCCGGGCGGCGGCCGTCGTGTCGTGTGCCGCCCGGCCGCGGACACCTCCGATCCGGCGGCTCGTAGACTGGACGACCGCCGATCCACCGACCCGGGAAGGCCCTCATGACCGGGACCCCGACGTCCGCGCCCGCACGCGTGCGCACGCTCCTGCCCGGCATCGAGGGGCTGCGCGGGGTCGCGGCCGTCGCCGTGCTCCTGTACCACGTGCAGCGCCAGCTGGCCCGGCCGACGACCGACGTGCCCCTCGTGGGGGAGGTCGCGTTCTTCAGCCACGGCGTGACGCTGTTCTTCGTGCTGAGCGGCTTCCTGCTGTTCCTGCCGTTCGCGCGGGCGCTCGTCGACGGCGGGAGGATGCCGCGGCTCTCCCGCTACGCCGCGAACCGCGCGCTCCGCGTGCTCCCCGGGTACGTCGTCGTCCTGCTGCTCGTGAGCCTGGTGCTGCGCGTCGCGATCCTGCCGCGCGAGACGCGTGACGCCGGCATCTCCGTCGGCACCCTGGGGCCCCTCGACACGGTCGTCAACGCGCTGCTCCTCCAGGGGTACTCGCCGCGCACGCTGCGCAGCGGCATCGAGGTCGCCTGGACGCTCGCCGTCGAGGTGTCGTTCTACGTCGTGCTGCCGATCGTCGCGCTGCTCGCGGCACGGCTGCTGCGCCGTCGGTCGACCTGGATCCGCGCCCTCGCGCCCGCCGTGGTCCTGCTGCTGGTCGGCGTGGCCGGCAAGGTCTGGTCGATGGTCGCGCAGGCCCCGCTCGGCCACCGCGGGCGCCTCGCGAGCGAGTGGGGCGTCACGTGGGAGGCCGTGGCGAACCGCAGCATCCTCGTGCACGCCGACCTCTTCGCCTACGGCATGGCGGCGGCCGTGGTCCTGCTCGCCCTGTCCGCGGACGAGGGCCTGCGCGACCGCGTCGCCCGCTGGCGCGTGCCGGCCGGGCTCGGCGCCGCGGCGCTCATCGTGGTCGCGTCCGAGGCGCCCGTGGGGGCGTTCGAGGAGAGCGTCGTGGCGGCCTCCTGCGCGACGCTGCTGCTCCTCGTGGCGTCGCCGCGAAGCGGGGGATCCCTCGGCCCCGTCACGCGCGTCCTCGAGCTCCGGTGGGTCGCGTGGCTCGGCACGATCTCCTTCAGCGTCTACCTCTGGCACCTGCCGGTGATCCGCTTCCTCCGTCGAGCCGGCCTCGTGCTGCCGGACACGCTCGCGGGCTTCGCCCTGAACACGCTCGTGGTGGGGGTGGTGACGCTCGCGCTCTCGGCGGCGACCTACTACGCGATCGAGCGGCCGGCGCTGCGGCTCAAGCCCGGCTCGCGCTAGCCGCGGCGGCGGAGCGGGCGGCGCCGCACGCGATCACGTCGCCGGCCGGACGACGAAGGGCCGCTCCCGGAGGAGCGGCCCTTCGTCGTGCTGTGCCTCCCGGAGGAGGCGGTGTGTCGGGGTAACAGGATTTGAACCTGCGACCTCTTCGTCCCGAACGAAGCGCGCTACCAAACTGCGCCACACCCCGATGGCCCGAGGGCCGGGATCTACGATACCCGATGTTCCGGGCTCCCGAGTACGCGGCGGGCGGTCAGACCGCCGTGAGCGTGAGCAGCGTCGCCTCGGGGAAGCAGGCGAAGCGCACGGGCGCGTAGATCGAGGTGCCGAGCCCAGCGCTCACGTGCAGGAACGACGCCCGGTCGGCGTGCGGCCAGACGCTGAGGCCCTTCACCTGACGGCGCGGGATGTCGCAGTTCGTGACGAGCGCGCCGTAGCCGGGCACGCAGACCTGGCCGCCGTGCGTGTGCCCCGCGAAGACCATCCGGGCGCCGTTCGTGACGAAGGAGTCGAGCACGCGGCGGTAGGGCGCGTGCGCGACGCCGATGGAGACCACCGGGGCGTCGGAGGCGCCCTGGTAGGCGTCGCCGTCCTCGCGCAGTTCCTCGAGGGCCCCGGGGATCGCCTCCAGGTGGTCGAAGTCGCGGTGCGGGTCGTCGACGCCGAAGAACTCGAGCAGGGTGCCGTTGACCTCGACCGCGCCCGCGGCGTTGTTGAGGTCGAGCCAGCCGAGCGACGCGTAGAGCCGCTCGAGGCGGGGGAGGTCGAGGTCCGCCGGGCGCTGCGTGGCGTGCGTGTTGGCGGTGAAGTACTTGAACGGGTTCTTCATCATCGGGCCGTAGTAGTCGTTCGAGCCGTGGACGAAGACGCCGGGGATCCCGCGGAAGGCCTCGAGCGTCTCCTCGACGGCGACGATGCCCTGCTCGTGCCCCGTGTTGTCGCCGGTGTCGACGACGAGGTCGGGCTGCAGGTCGGCGAGCTCGCGCACCCACCGCTGCTTCTTGTGCTGCCACGGCGCCATGTGCATGTCCGAGAGGTGCAGCACGCGGATGGGGTCGGCGCCGACCGGCAGGACCGGCACCGTCACCTCCCGCAGCGTGAAGCGGCGGCGCTCGTAGAACGACGCGTACGCGAAGACCGCGGCGCCGGCCGCGACGACGCCGCCGGCGGTGCGCGCGAGCGTCCCGAGGACGCTCATCAGGTGCGCCCGATGTAGAGCGTCACGGGACCGCCGCTCTGCTGGCCGGCCGCGGGATCCGTGCGGGTCGCCTTGCCGATCTGCGAGTTGTCCTGCACCTGCTCCTGGGCCATGGTCACGTTGAAGCCGGCGGACCGCAGGGTCTGGCGGGCGCTCGTCATGTCCTGCCCGCGCACGTCCGGGACGGTGCCCGGGATGCCCTGCTGCTGCTGGCTCTGGTCGGGCCCGCTGCTGGTGAACACCGTGACGGTGGATCCGCGCGCCGCGTTGGCGCCGGCGCCGGGGTCGGATCCGGCGACCTGGCCGGCGGGGACGCTCGAGGAGGCGCGCGCGCCGCCCTGCGCGAAGGACAGGCCCGCGCCCTCGATGGCGGACTGGGCGTCGGCGGGCGACATGCCTGCGACGTCCGGCACCTGCACCGTGGGGGTGCGGGTGAGGTCCGCTGCCGGGCCCGGGAACGCCCCGCCCTTGTAGATCCCGTTCACGGCCTGCATGAACGGCTTCCACACGGCGAAGCGCGCGGTGGACATGAGCTGGCCGCTCGGGAGCTTGGTCTTGCGCTGCTGGATCTGCTGACCCGAGGCGCTGCCGACCCAGATGGCCGTCGTGACCTCGGTGCTGGAACCGACGAACCAGGTGTCCTTGGCCCGGTCGGTGGTCCCCGTCTTGCCGATGAGCGGCGTGCCGTCGTTCGTGTCGCCCGCGGCTCCGGTGGCTCCCATGACCCCCGCGAGGGCGTACGCCGCGGTGTGGGCCACGTCCGGGCTCACGGTCTCCTGGCACTCGGCGGAGGGCGGCGTGACCTCGGTGTCGTCCGGCAGCACGACCTTGTCGATCATGATCGCCTTGCACGTGGTGCCGTTGTTGGCGACCGTGGCGTAGGCGGACGCCATCGTGAGCGGAGCGATGTTGTTGCCACCCGAGCCGATGATGTCCGACACGTAGTTCGAGAGCTGCTTCTTGGGATCGGCCTGGTGGATGCCGATGTCCTTCGCGGTCTGCGCGATGCCGCACATGTCGAGCTCCGAGGCCATGGCCATGAACGCCGTGTTGGTGGAGTTCGCCGTCCCGGACATGACCGTGCGGTTCGCTCCGGGCGCCGCGCCGTCGTTGGTGACGGTGAGCGGCGGCGAGCCCAGGGTGCCGCCCGTGCACGAGT
It encodes the following:
- a CDS encoding metallophosphoesterase yields the protein MSVLGTLARTAGGVVAAGAAVFAYASFYERRRFTLREVTVPVLPVGADPIRVLHLSDMHMAPWQHKKQRWVRELADLQPDLVVDTGDNTGHEQGIVAVEETLEAFRGIPGVFVHGSNDYYGPMMKNPFKYFTANTHATQRPADLDLPRLERLYASLGWLDLNNAAGAVEVNGTLLEFFGVDDPHRDFDHLEAIPGALEELREDGDAYQGASDAPVVSIGVAHAPYRRVLDSFVTNGARMVFAGHTHGGQVCVPGYGALVTNCDIPRRQVKGLSVWPHADRASFLHVSAGLGTSIYAPVRFACFPEATLLTLTAV